In the Anaerosporomusa subterranea genome, one interval contains:
- a CDS encoding phage replisome organizer N-terminal domain-containing protein, with protein sequence MEIKWIQLKTAFFEDDKTDFIMNLPEADSIIVIWMRILTLAGKCNAGGFILLTENIPYTMEMLAHKT encoded by the coding sequence ATGGAAATAAAGTGGATACAGCTAAAAACGGCATTCTTTGAAGACGACAAAACAGACTTTATTATGAACCTGCCAGAAGCAGATTCGATCATCGTTATTTGGATGAGGATACTGACATTAGCCGGGAAATGCAATGCCGGCGGGTTTATTTTACTAACGGAGAACATTCCTTACACCATGGAAATGCTGGCCCATAAGACTTGA